A part of Candidatus Poribacteria bacterium genomic DNA contains:
- the mutL gene encoding DNA mismatch repair endonuclease MutL, which yields MPKIKILSADVANKIAAGEVVERPASVVKELIENAIDAESTSIRVEIRAGGKRLIRVSDNGIGMEREDALLALERHATSKVNRIEDLACIHTFGFRGEALASIASVSQFELLTRTADALEGTKVDVEGGVFRSVQESGCSPGTHMSINNLFYNVPARLKFLKTDTTEMNHITNQVTWAALAHPKIHFSLTHNGRSILDVRACDSYLERVRLLYGREFAENLIEFTEELPDLKMYGLLGKPEFTKPNREYQLFFLNQRPIRSRIIGAALTEALDAMVAKDRQPVALLFLTLDPETVDVNVHPAKIEVRFRNERTIYSGVVRMLRDALHKTKYIPKIETSIEPTQSERDTESRDTSLSQRVSTPGRGHPAPQRTAPTPQVHRTQTPPGTPQETEDGDQTLETQAPSTPTEIVVQPPQQRTSDDADLSLLDFENVQLKTNLFKTYIVVEAKDKIFFIDQHVAAERVLYERFVNQMETDGIPVQGLLLPVTLEVTPQQLGVLKIHGDIFKKLGFDLDEFGGNTILIRAIPSLLPTRIAAQTVTDLLDKLPEEPHTDVQIPEAIDNALITLACKSAVKAGDTLDTKEMINLIKELSEAKLPFNCPHSRPIIVEMGRDELERRFHR from the coding sequence ATGCCAAAAATTAAAATACTTTCCGCAGATGTTGCGAATAAGATCGCTGCCGGCGAGGTCGTCGAGCGTCCTGCATCCGTCGTCAAAGAACTCATTGAAAACGCGATAGATGCAGAAAGCACCTCAATTCGCGTCGAAATTCGGGCAGGCGGGAAACGCCTGATCCGCGTGTCGGATAACGGTATCGGTATGGAACGCGAGGACGCACTCCTCGCCTTGGAACGCCATGCGACGAGCAAAGTGAACCGTATTGAGGACCTCGCGTGTATTCACACCTTTGGGTTCCGCGGCGAAGCCTTGGCAAGTATCGCCTCCGTTTCGCAATTCGAGCTCCTCACCCGCACCGCTGACGCGCTTGAAGGAACAAAGGTGGACGTTGAGGGCGGCGTTTTCCGTTCTGTGCAAGAGAGCGGATGTTCTCCCGGCACCCACATGTCGATTAACAACCTCTTTTACAATGTCCCGGCACGCCTGAAGTTCCTCAAAACCGATACGACCGAGATGAATCATATCACGAATCAGGTCACATGGGCGGCACTCGCGCATCCGAAGATCCATTTTTCGCTGACGCACAACGGCAGATCGATACTTGACGTCCGTGCCTGTGATTCATATCTCGAACGCGTTCGCCTTCTCTACGGTAGAGAGTTCGCTGAGAACCTCATCGAATTTACAGAGGAACTGCCTGACCTGAAGATGTACGGTTTGCTCGGTAAACCCGAATTTACGAAGCCGAATCGAGAATATCAGCTCTTTTTCCTCAATCAGCGACCGATACGCAGCCGTATCATCGGTGCGGCGTTAACAGAAGCCCTCGATGCTATGGTTGCCAAAGACAGGCAGCCTGTTGCCCTACTTTTCCTAACACTGGATCCAGAAACGGTTGATGTGAATGTGCATCCCGCCAAGATCGAGGTGCGCTTCCGGAACGAGCGGACGATCTATAGCGGTGTCGTCCGGATGCTGCGCGACGCGCTCCATAAAACAAAATATATCCCCAAAATTGAGACTTCCATTGAACCGACACAATCCGAGAGAGACACTGAAAGCCGCGATACGAGCCTATCGCAACGGGTTTCCACACCTGGGAGAGGACACCCCGCACCCCAGCGAACAGCGCCTACCCCGCAAGTACATCGCACGCAAACGCCGCCTGGCACACCACAGGAGACGGAAGACGGGGATCAGACTTTGGAAACCCAAGCGCCGTCTACACCTACTGAAATCGTCGTCCAGCCACCGCAGCAGCGGACTTCTGACGATGCGGATCTCAGTTTGCTCGACTTTGAGAACGTCCAACTTAAGACGAACCTCTTTAAAACCTACATTGTCGTTGAGGCGAAAGATAAAATCTTCTTCATCGACCAGCATGTCGCTGCCGAACGCGTCCTTTATGAACGTTTCGTCAACCAGATGGAAACCGATGGGATCCCTGTGCAGGGGTTACTACTGCCGGTGACTTTGGAAGTTACACCCCAGCAACTTGGTGTCCTCAAGATTCACGGCGACATTTTCAAGAAACTCGGCTTCGATCTGGACGAGTTCGGTGGAAATACGATCCTCATTCGTGCGATTCCGTCGTTACTACCAACCCGCATCGCCGCACAGACGGTCACCGATCTGCTTGACAAACTTCCCGAAGAACCCCATACTGACGTACAAATCCCAGAGGCGATCGACAACGCCTTGATAACGCTCGCCTGCAAATCGGCTGTCAAAGCGGGGGATACATTGGATACCAAAGAGATGATAAACCTCATCAAGGAGCTATCCGAGGCGAAACTCCCCTTCAATTGTCCACATTCACGTCCCATCATCGTCGAGATGGGGCGTGATGAATTGGAACGCCGATTCCACCGGTAA
- a CDS encoding IS200/IS605 family element transposase accessory protein TnpB yields MVKMRTYKLKIPYSEHLDELNSASASVWGECLALQEVWCYMHGSWGYFPCIKSCELWMDKKLSKSQPLHSQSIQEVRSRYFKNWYGFRVLRRNGDKTARPPHKEKRFQTTTWKKSAIRFKEGLFGKQVVLSNGRRGKSLVVNLPEKFDTKNAPALINLVYNRGQYELHFVYKIDESVESEAEGIVGVDIGEVHPMVSHDGVITEIFNGRYIRSLYRLRNKVIASMNTKIDRCERHSQRWWHLVRRKWKRIKKIDNQIRDGLHKHTTKFVKLCEERGIGTIIFGDLTHIRDDIDYGKKSNQKLHQWAFGKITQLITYKAKALGIKVEVINEAYTSQTCPSCGNRTKPNKRSYKCKCGFNYHRDGVGAINIRQKYLGCLGTPVVATMASPVGIRLEVRCCSV; encoded by the coding sequence ATGGTAAAAATGCGAACCTATAAACTCAAGATCCCGTATAGTGAGCACTTGGATGAGTTGAATTCTGCCTCAGCGTCAGTATGGGGTGAGTGTTTGGCGTTGCAGGAGGTATGGTGTTATATGCATGGTTCGTGGGGTTATTTTCCGTGTATAAAGTCGTGTGAATTGTGGATGGATAAGAAGTTAAGTAAATCTCAACCACTACATTCGCAAAGTATTCAAGAAGTGCGTTCGCGTTACTTCAAGAATTGGTATGGGTTTCGGGTGTTAAGACGCAATGGCGATAAGACCGCCAGGCCCCCGCATAAAGAGAAACGCTTTCAAACAACCACTTGGAAGAAGTCGGCGATTCGTTTCAAAGAGGGTTTGTTTGGTAAGCAGGTTGTCTTGTCTAATGGCAGGCGTGGTAAGTCTTTGGTAGTGAATTTGCCGGAAAAGTTTGATACAAAGAATGCTCCTGCTCTCATCAATCTTGTGTATAACAGGGGTCAGTATGAGTTACATTTTGTCTACAAGATTGATGAGAGTGTGGAGTCGGAAGCGGAGGGTATTGTTGGCGTTGACATTGGCGAGGTGCATCCTATGGTGTCTCATGATGGTGTGATTACTGAGATTTTCAATGGGCGGTATATTAGAAGTTTATACCGGTTGAGGAATAAGGTAATTGCGTCTATGAACACAAAGATAGACAGGTGTGAGCGTCATTCTCAGCGTTGGTGGCACTTGGTAAGACGCAAGTGGAAACGTATCAAGAAAATAGATAATCAGATACGCGATGGTTTGCACAAGCATACTACAAAGTTTGTGAAACTTTGCGAAGAGAGAGGCATTGGAACTATTATTTTCGGCGATTTAACGCATATACGTGATGATATAGATTACGGTAAGAAGTCAAATCAAAAGTTGCATCAGTGGGCGTTTGGGAAAATCACGCAACTGATAACCTATAAAGCTAAGGCTTTAGGTATCAAAGTGGAAGTGATTAATGAGGCGTATACTTCACAGACTTGTCCAAGTTGTGGCAATAGAACAAAACCCAATAAACGTTCTTACAAATGTAAATGTGGATTTAATTATCATCGCGATGGCGTAGGTGCAATTAATATAAGACAAAAGTATCTTGGGTGTTTAGGCACCCCAGTAGTGGCGACTATGGCATCGCCCGTCGGAATTCGCTTAGAAGTCCGGTGTTGCTCTGTATAA
- a CDS encoding glycoside hydrolase family 127 protein, whose product MRDGFWAPRQQTNSEVTIPHELAQCRTTGRIDNFAKAAGLMSGDFEGIFFNDSDVHKWVEAASYTLQTHPNPEWESDLDEVIAKIAASQQPDGYLNTYFTLVEPTKRWQNLGIMHELYCAGHLFEAAVAHYQATGKRILLDVACRFADLIDSIFGPGKQDGLPGHEGIELALVKLAGVTGEKRYSALAEYFVTRRGHSPSVFEKELENPDIPGGLEAYQHHFTRDGKFEGHYAQAHLPIHEQTECVGHAVRAMYLYSAAADIASETGDTGTINALEALWRNVTEKRLYVTGGVGPSGHNEGFTNDYELPNVSAYAETCASIGLIFWAHRMFLLQGESRFVDVLETALYNGALSGISLDGAGFFYQNPLASHGGRHRHEWFGCACCPPNIARLLASVGQYAYAESDEGVWVNLYIGGSADATVAGDVSVKVTQETDYPWSGDVKITVDPETPVRFGLNLRIPAWCDAFEVHVNGAIHNPERNAKGYLSIQRQWHPNDTVHLTLAMPIEKVYAHPLVKENLGRFALRRGPLVYCFEDVDNPDGVFQTLSLAEGAPLETTFDGELLGGVTRIHGTGTVFDAADWGNNLYLRSKPSLKRTDITAIPYYAWCNRGAGQMAVWVL is encoded by the coding sequence ATTCGCGATGGGTTCTGGGCACCTCGACAGCAGACGAATTCCGAGGTAACGATCCCGCACGAATTGGCGCAATGCCGAACGACAGGTAGAATCGATAACTTCGCGAAAGCCGCTGGCTTGATGTCTGGCGACTTTGAAGGCATTTTCTTCAACGATTCCGATGTCCACAAATGGGTGGAGGCGGCCTCGTATACGCTTCAGACGCACCCGAACCCAGAATGGGAATCGGACCTGGATGAAGTCATCGCAAAGATCGCCGCGAGTCAACAGCCTGATGGTTACCTGAACACTTATTTTACGTTGGTCGAGCCGACGAAACGATGGCAAAACCTCGGCATCATGCACGAACTCTACTGTGCCGGACACCTGTTTGAAGCCGCCGTCGCGCATTATCAGGCGACTGGAAAGCGTATCCTGCTTGACGTTGCGTGTCGATTCGCAGACCTTATCGACAGCATCTTTGGTCCGGGTAAGCAAGACGGGCTTCCTGGACATGAAGGCATTGAGCTTGCACTCGTGAAGTTGGCGGGCGTTACAGGTGAAAAGCGCTACTCGGCACTCGCGGAATACTTCGTCACCCGACGTGGACACTCTCCCTCGGTCTTTGAGAAGGAATTAGAGAATCCGGACATCCCGGGTGGGCTCGAGGCGTATCAGCATCACTTCACACGCGACGGAAAATTCGAGGGGCATTACGCGCAAGCACATCTCCCGATACATGAACAGACAGAGTGTGTCGGGCATGCGGTGCGTGCAATGTATCTTTACAGTGCCGCCGCCGACATCGCTTCTGAGACAGGCGATACCGGAACTATAAACGCCTTGGAAGCACTGTGGCGGAACGTGACAGAGAAACGCTTATATGTCACCGGGGGCGTGGGACCTTCTGGACACAACGAGGGTTTCACGAACGACTATGAGTTGCCGAACGTCTCTGCCTATGCTGAAACATGTGCGTCTATCGGGCTGATATTCTGGGCACACCGAATGTTCTTATTGCAGGGTGAGTCGCGCTTTGTTGATGTACTGGAGACGGCACTTTATAACGGCGCGCTCTCTGGAATCTCGCTCGACGGCGCGGGGTTTTTCTATCAGAATCCACTGGCAAGTCACGGCGGTCGGCATCGGCACGAATGGTTTGGTTGTGCCTGTTGTCCGCCGAATATCGCGCGACTTCTCGCTTCAGTCGGGCAGTATGCTTATGCCGAATCGGATGAAGGCGTCTGGGTGAATCTATACATCGGTGGCAGTGCTGACGCAACTGTTGCCGGAGATGTCTCAGTGAAAGTGACTCAAGAAACGGATTATCCGTGGTCAGGCGATGTCAAGATAACGGTGGATCCGGAAACGCCTGTCCGGTTTGGATTGAATTTACGCATTCCGGCGTGGTGTGATGCGTTTGAAGTGCACGTCAATGGAGCAATTCACAATCCAGAAAGAAATGCTAAGGGGTACCTCTCCATTCAGCGACAGTGGCATCCAAACGACACAGTTCATCTGACGCTCGCTATGCCGATTGAGAAGGTCTACGCACATCCACTCGTCAAAGAAAACCTCGGAAGATTCGCGCTGCGTCGGGGTCCTCTGGTCTACTGCTTTGAGGATGTGGACAATCCCGATGGCGTTTTCCAGACGTTGTCGCTGGCAGAGGGTGCCCCCTTAGAAACAACGTTTGATGGTGAGTTATTGGGGGGTGTTACCCGCATCCACGGTACAGGGACGGTATTTGATGCCGCCGACTGGGGTAATAACCTCTATCTACGTTCAAAACCAAGTTTGAAGCGCACCGACATCACGGCAATCCCGTATTACGCATGGTGCAACCGCGGCGCGGGACAGATGGCTGTGTGGGTTTTGTAG
- a CDS encoding DUF4268 domain-containing protein, translating into MFGETSFCGCEFGVIGFDEGVGRTFKRHIWLVAAITPCKGWISAKVRFSEYVPIELFDMLTKDIEQIKSCFDTPNQVDWDKPGPGPKRVGFFRSKIDFDDKSSWEELFEWLCVNLEKLEQVFMNFLALYFYDTVK; encoded by the coding sequence TTGTTTGGTGAAACTTCCTTTTGCGGATGTGAATTTGGTGTTATAGGCTTCGACGAAGGTGTTGGCAGAACTTTCAAACGCCATATATGGCTTGTTGCGGCTATAACACCATGTAAGGGTTGGATAAGTGCCAAGGTCAGATTTAGCGAATATGTACCTATTGAATTGTTTGATATGCTAACAAAAGATATTGAACAAATCAAATCGTGTTTTGATACTCCTAATCAAGTTGATTGGGATAAACCGGGGCCTGGTCCAAAAAGGGTGGGATTTTTCAGGTCAAAGATAGATTTTGATGATAAATCCTCTTGGGAGGAATTGTTTGAATGGCTGTGTGTAAATCTTGAAAAATTAGAACAGGTGTTTATGAATTTTCTCGCTCTATACTTCTACGACACGGTTAAATAG
- a CDS encoding Gfo/Idh/MocA family oxidoreductase: MAGKLKVAAVGCGGIGHRHQLGYLQHPGAELVAVCDIDPAKAKTRAEELGIKKWYPSIKEMLANEECDLVDVVTADYLHFEPVMECLEAEKHVISEKPLSLYIDEAEQMVAKADEKGVHLAIDYNRRFAPGYVQARKWFDAGAIGQTYYLDMKLSQGGPASTWKGEYYLLYELETHAIDLLRWFGGEVVAVCVQMAKPRQHEAREGEDACYTSMAISFRYETEAVATLMASWDSDFIHPIERLEICGSDGEIVVDNVLTRATLMKRDNQVVEEYRPSIFRDEQLAFNGTFALRVAALVDDLLTDRSPAPTGRDGLQALRITEAIVESWKEKREVAVKID, encoded by the coding sequence TGAAAGTAGCAGCAGTTGGGTGCGGTGGCATCGGGCATCGTCACCAACTGGGGTATCTTCAGCATCCAGGTGCGGAATTGGTGGCAGTATGCGATATAGATCCCGCTAAAGCGAAGACGCGTGCTGAAGAACTCGGCATAAAGAAGTGGTACCCTTCTATCAAAGAGATGCTTGCGAATGAAGAGTGCGACCTCGTAGATGTTGTGACTGCCGATTACTTGCACTTTGAACCCGTGATGGAATGTTTGGAAGCCGAGAAACATGTTATCTCTGAAAAACCGTTGTCACTTTACATCGATGAAGCGGAACAGATGGTCGCGAAAGCAGACGAAAAAGGTGTTCATCTTGCTATAGATTACAACCGCCGGTTCGCACCCGGATATGTTCAAGCCCGGAAGTGGTTTGACGCCGGTGCTATCGGACAGACTTACTACTTGGATATGAAATTATCTCAGGGCGGACCCGCCTCAACGTGGAAAGGCGAATATTACCTGCTCTATGAACTGGAAACCCACGCGATTGACCTGCTCCGATGGTTTGGCGGCGAAGTTGTGGCTGTTTGCGTGCAAATGGCGAAGCCGCGGCAACATGAAGCGCGTGAGGGTGAAGATGCCTGTTATACCAGCATGGCGATCTCTTTCCGTTATGAAACGGAAGCCGTCGCGACGTTGATGGCGAGCTGGGATAGCGATTTTATCCATCCGATCGAGCGACTTGAAATCTGCGGTTCCGATGGCGAAATCGTTGTGGACAATGTCCTCACACGAGCGACTTTGATGAAAAGGGACAATCAGGTCGTCGAAGAATACCGCCCCTCTATTTTTCGAGACGAACAACTTGCGTTTAATGGAACATTCGCTTTACGGGTGGCTGCCCTGGTCGATGACTTACTCACTGACCGGTCGCCTGCACCAACGGGCAGGGATGGTTTGCAAGCGTTACGGATTACTGAAGCTATTGTGGAATCGTGGAAGGAAAAACGGGAAGTCGCGGTTAAAATTGATTAA